One Drosophila willistoni isolate 14030-0811.24 chromosome 2R unlocalized genomic scaffold, UCI_dwil_1.1 Seg167, whole genome shotgun sequence DNA segment encodes these proteins:
- the LOC6644196 gene encoding cysteine protease ATG4B, translating into MLVGLYAHLSRTMDSVFEAYLGSESVLVGGSFEPEDIPKRNTEVFVLGKSYNAIQELDLIRRDIQSRLWCTYRHSFVPLGEVQLTTDRGWGCMLRCGQMVLAQALIDLHLGREWYWTSECRDATYLKIVNRFEDARKSYYSLHQIALMGESQNKMVGEWLGPNTVAQILKKLVCFDDWCSLVIHVAMDSTVVLDDIYSLSQDGESWKPLLLIIPLRLGITDINPIYVPALKRCFELESSCGMIGGRPNQALYFVGYVDDEVLYLDPHTTQRTGAVGQKTTTAEQELDETYHQKYAARLNFSAMDPSLAVCFICKTQSSFELLLKQLREEVLTLSSPALFEISKSRAVDWDTTEDIEWPTMPDIDWPASSDSESFAIVGESGASGSGVAGKPSESKPSAVI; encoded by the exons ATGCTGGTTGGCCTTTACGCTCACCTTTCACGCACCATGGACAGCGTTTTCGAGGCCTACCTTGGCTCGGAGAGTGTCCTGGTTGGGGGCAGTTTCGAGCCAGAGGATATACCCAAAAGGAACACGGAAGTCTTTGTTTTGGGCAAGAGCTATAATGCCATACAAG AACTGGACCTCATCCGCCGAGATATTCAATCACGTCTATGGTGTACCTATCGCCATAGTTTTGTTCCTTTGGGCGAGGTTCAGTTAACCACAGATAGAGGCTGGGGCTGCATGCTACGATGCGGCCAAATGGTCTTAGCCCAGGCCCTAATTGATCTTCATCTGGGACGCGAATGGTACTGGACGAGTGAATGTCGTGATGCCACCTACCTCAAAATTGTTAATCGTTTTGAAGATGCGCGAAAGAGTTATTATTCCCTACATCAAATAGCCTTAATGGGCGAGTCCCAGAATAAAATGGTGGGCGAGTGGCTAGGCCCTAATACAGTGGCCCAGATTCTAAA AAAACTTGTATGTTTTGATGATTGGTGCTCGCTGGTGATTCACGTGGCCATGGATAGCACAGTGGTTCTGGATGATATAT ATTCTCTTAGCCAGGATGGTGAATCCTGGAAGCCATTGCTGCTTATTATACCATTGCGCCTGGGTATTACTGATATTAATCCCATCTATGTGCCTGCATTGAAACGCTGTTTCGAACTGGAAAGCAGCTGCGGCATGATTGGTGGTCGTCCAAATCAGGCTCTTTACTTTGTAGGCTATGTGGACGACGAGGTGTTGTACCTGGATCCACATACCACGCAACGTACAGGGGCAGTGGGTCAAAAAACGACCACAGCAGAGCAAGAGCTCGATGAGACGTATCATCAGAAGTACGCGGCACGCCTTAATTTCTCAGCAATGGATCCATCTCTGGCTGTGTGTTTTATATGCAAAACTCAAAGCAGTTTTGAGTTGTTACTAAAGCAACTGAGGGAAGAGGTGCTGACTCTGAGCTCCCCCGCCTTATTTGAGATTAGCAAGTCGCGGGCCGTAGACTGGGATACAACAGAGGATATCGAATGGCCCACAATGCCTGATATTGATTGGCCTGCCAGCTCGGATTCAGAATCATTTGCCATAGTGG GTGAGAGTGGGGCCAGCGGCAGTGGCGTAGCCGGCAAACCAAGTGAGAGTAAACCAAGTGCCGTCATTTGA
- the LOC6644042 gene encoding vacuolar protein sorting-associated protein 53 homolog codes for MSEAVAGAGDGATGEHMVANNKIHFSKEVKQVIDKVLKTDDPMDAPDFNTVDYINQLFPNEQSLVGIDETIQRMQCEVSLIDDNIRSVVRGQSNTGQDGQLALCEAQKVIGSLFSHIIDVKTRAERTEEMVKEITRDIKQLDCAKKNLTSAITTLNHLHMLVGGIESLNKLIERRSYGEILNPLQAITEVNQHFQQYSDIEEIKNLSQSVDKLQVTLAQQITEDFKEAFAARPSSSSGHRLGLNQLADACKVMSVLDPKVKKELLKWFIAQQLEEYMQLFHENQDIAWLDKIDKRYAWLKRHLLDFEDKYGSVFPLDWEVSERITVEFCRQTREQLAQIMAKRTTEIDVRLLLFAINKTQSFEQLLSKRFTGVTLGATPSEPARVITENAAAPTTVFHDQIGQCFKAHLDIYIRSIDRNLSELMDKFVEMSKEPYKFAEAKTTVYPSSGDLFVFYKKCMVQCNQLSNEQPMYDLALVFRKYLREYALKVLEGSTPKLVPVSTSSSIGKSVSLLTRDMQNLSTAAGQVFHNFLKEGDAQRFSRDDLVRICCVLTTGEYCLETVQQLEDKLKEKVTSAYINKIDMSEEKDVFHRIISNCIQLLVTDLEAGCEPSLQAMSKVQWQNINNVGDQSSFISSICSNFKQTVPSIRDTLASSRKYFTQFCHRFVAAFIPKFIQVLYRCKLTLSDGSNNVLGCEQLLLDTHSLKTALLELPSVGSSVNRKAPTSYTKVVVKDMTRAEMIIKVVMTPVQPPAHFTQQVLKLLPDITIAEYQKILDMKAVKRVDQLQLIDLFKHTASAAAVSGLMPPVANEEETPNGDHVVATDDTDQSTVTTESATSTATTATTTSTTSNTASTSTPKRAFIFSVGSFTGSADKNADGSSQTGIRKLESLLKKRFP; via the exons ATGAGTGAAGCTGTTGCAGGGGCAGGAGATGGGGCCACCGGAGAACATATGGtggccaacaacaaaatacattTCTCCAAGGAGGTAAAACAGGTCATTGATAAG GTTCTCAAAACAGATGATCCCATGGATGCCCCCGATTTCAATACTGTGGACTACATCAACCAGCTGTTTCCTAATGAGCAATCTCTTGTGGGAATCGATGAGACAATCCAACGCATGCAATGTGAAGTCTCCTTAATTGATGATAACATACGATCTGTGGTACGTGGACAATCCAACACCGGCCAGGATGGCCAACTGGCTCTGTGTGAGGCCCAAAAGGTCATTGGTTCGTTATTTAGTCACATTATCGATGTCAAGACGCGAGCTGAACGCACCGAAGAAATGGTTAAGGAGATTACCCGGGATATTAAGCAGCTGGACTGTGCCAAAAAGAATCTTACCTCGGCCATAACCACATTGAACCATCTCCATATGCTTGTGGGTGGCATCGAAAGTCTGAATAAGTTGATCGAGCGTCGATCCTATGGTGAAATTTTGAATCCCTTGCAAGCCATCACTGAGGTCAATCAGCATTTTCAACAGTATTCCGACATAGAGGAAATCAAG AATCTCTCCCAGAGCGTGGACAAACTCCAGGTGACTTTGGCCCAACAAATTACTGAAGATTTTAAAGAGGCCTTTGCCGCCAGGCCATCGTCATCATCGGGTCATCGTCTGGGTCTAAATCAGCTAGCCGATGCCTGTAAAGTTATGTCTGTTCTTGATCCCAAGGTCAAGAAAGAGCTTCTTAAGTGGTTCATTGCACAGCAGCTTGAGGAGTATATGCAATTGTTCCATGAAAACCAGGATATTGCCTGGCTGGACAAAATCGATAAACGCTACGCCTGGCTAAAGCGGCATCTCTTGGACTTTGAGGACAAATATGGTTCCGTATTTCCTTTGGATTGGGAAGTGTCCGAGCGTATTACTGTTGAATTTTGCCGGCAAACACGCGAACAGCTGGCGCAAATAATGGCCAAGCGGACCACGGAAATTGATGTGCGTCTTTTACTTTTTGCCATCAATAAAACGCAATCCTTCGAACAGTTGCTCTCGAAACGTTTCACTGGAGTCACACTAGGAGCAACGCCTTCAGAGCCGGCCCGTGTAATCACTGAGAACGCCGCCGCACCAACTACTGTGTTCCATGACCAAATCGGCCAATGTTTCAAGGCCCATCTGGACATTTATATACGCAGCATTGATCGCAACTTATCCGAATTGATGGATAAATTTGTGGAAATGTCCAAAGAACCATATAAATTCGCTGAGGCCAAGACCACAGTCTATCCCAGTTCGGGAGACCTATTTGTATTTTACAAGAAATGCATGGTTCAGTGCAATCAGCTAAGTAACGAGCAACCCATGTACGACTTAGCATTGGTCTTTAGGAAATATTTAAGGGAATACGCACTTAAAGTCCTCGAGGGGAGCACACCCAAGTTAGTGCCGGTTAGCACCAGCAGCTCCATAGGCAAGAGTGTGTCGCTACTTACACGCGACATGCAAAATCTATCGACAGCAGCTGGCCAAGTGTTCCATAACTTTCTGAAAGAGGGCGATGCGCAGCGTTTCTCTCGGGATGACTTGGTAAGAATTTGTTGTGTCTTAACCACAGGAGAGTATTGTCTGGAGACAGTTCAGCAGCTAGAGGATAAACTAAAGGAAAAGGTGACTTCggcatatataaataaaattgatatgAGCGAAGAGAAAGACGTCTTCCATCG CATAATATCCAATTGTATTCAACTTCTGGTCACGGATCTGGAAGCTGGTTGTGAACCTTCACTACAGGCCATGTCCAAGGTTCAGTGGCAGAATATCAACAATGTGGGCGACCAGAGTTCCTTCATTAGCAGCATTTGCAGCAACTTTAAGCAGACTGTGCCCTCTATTCGAGACACTCTCGCCAGTTCAAGGAAATATTTCACCCAATTCTGTCATCGATTTGTGGCTGCGTTTATACCCAAGTTCATTCAGGTTCTCTACAGATGTAAACTCACCCTATCGGATGGCTCCAACAATGTGCTGGGCTGTGAGCAACTTCTGCTGGATACCCATTCATTGAAAACAGCTTTACTGGAATTGCCCTCGGTGGGTTCAAGTGTGAATCGCAAGGCACCCACTAGCTACACCAAGGTTGTGGTTAAGGATATGACGAGAGCTGAAATGATAATCAAGGTGGTTATGACTCCTGTACAGCCACCAGCTCATTTCACTCAGCAAGTCCTGAAACTGCTGCCCGACATTACTATTGCGGAATATCAAAAGATTCTCGACATGAAGGCGGTGAAGCGGGTTGATCAATTGCAACTGATTGATCTTTTCAAGCACACAGCATCGGCGGCAGCAGTAAGTGGCCTCATGCCGCCAGTTGCCAATGAGGAGGAGACACCGAATGGCGATCATGTCGTGGCTACAGATGACACTGATCAGTCAACAGTGACAACCGAATCGGCCACATCCACGGCGACAACAGCAACGACAACGTCGACGACGAGTAACACAGCTTCCACTTCCACACCAAAACGTGCCTTCATCTTTAGCGTGGGCAGCTTTACGGGCAGTGCAGACAAAAATGCTGATGGCAGTTCCCAGACGGGCATCCGCAAACTGGAAAGTCTGCTCAAGAAACGCTTTCCCTAG
- the LOC6644043 gene encoding TNF receptor-associated factor 4, giving the protein MVRSLAQWTKTLSFPSRLSPNRNSKDCSTLASPVPPPTPPRNKTHNNCATSRSSSSTVSSSHSSSANSNSSPTPGSNNNNNNMPITELEQIIYPGPDPKQAIMGSLVFCIHHKQGCKWSDELRKLKGHLNACKHDATQCPNKCGAQIPRVMMTDHLQYTCTMRRTRCEFCQSEFSGAGLEEHNGSCGQEPVYCEAKCGQRILRGRMSLHKSKDCAKRLRRCAHCQREFSADTLPLHAAQCPRAPLACPQRCDAGPIARAELEAHLRDECTSLAVSCSFKEAGCRFKGPRQMLDAHLESSAAAHLSLMVALSSRQGQQIQMLKSAVSKLSINYTGTLLWKITDWSAKMSEARGKDGLELISPPFYTSQYGYKLQASMFLNGNGPGENTHVSVYIKVLPGEYDALLKWPFSHSITFTLFEQGAQSGQGGVAESFVPDPTWENFQRPSNEPDQLGFGFPRFISHELLHSRPFIKADTVFLRVKVDPSKIVAV; this is encoded by the exons ATGGTTCGCAGCCTAGCCCAGTGGACCAAAACGTTGAGTTTTCCCTCACGTTTGTCGCCCAATCGCAATTCCAAGGATTGCTCCACTCTGGCCAGTCCAGTGCCTCCGCCGACACCACCACGTAATAAGACCCACAATAATTGTGCCACTTCGCGTTCATCCTCATCAACGGTATCCTCGTCGCATTCCTCGTCGGCGAATTCAAATAGTTCACCAACGCCAGgaagtaacaacaacaacaacaacatgccCATAACGGAACTGGAACAGATT ATCTATCCTGGTCCCGATCCCAAACAGGCCATAATGGGCTCTCTGGTCTTTTGCATTCATCACAAACAGGGCTGCAAGTGGTCCGATGAGCTGAGAAAGCTCAAGGGTCATCTCAATGCTTGCAAACACGATGCCACCCAGTGTCCAAACAAGTGTGGAGCCCAGATTCCACGGGTCATGATGACCGATCACTTGCAGTACACCTGCACGATGCGTCGCACTCGTTGCGAGTTCTGCCAGAGTGAATTCTCGGGCGCTGGTCTGGAGGAGCACAACGGCAGCTGCGGTCAGGAGCCGGTGTACTGTGAGGCCAAGTGTGGCCAGCGGATTCTACGTGGTCGCATGAGTCTACACAAATCGAAGGATTGTGCCAAGCGCTTGCGTCGCTGTGCCCATTGCCAGCGCGAATTCTCGGCCGATACTTTGCCCCTGCACGCGGCTCAATGCCCCAGAGCTCCTTTGGCCTGTCCACAGCGTTGCGATGCTGGTCCCATTGCTCGTGCTGAACTGGAGGCCCATTTACGCGATGAGTGCACATCGCTGGCAGTGTCCTGTAGCTTCAAGGAGGCAGGATGCCGTTTCAAGGGACCTCGCCAAATGCTCGATGCCCACTTGGAGAGCAGTGCAGCAGCTCATCTCTCGTTGATGGTTGCCCTTAGCTCGCGACAGGGTCAACAAATACAAATGCTCAAATCGGCCGTCTCTAAGTTGTCCATAAACTATACCGGCACCTTGCTGTGGAAGATCACCGATTGGTCAGCCAAAATGTCTGAGGCACGCGGCAAGGATGGCCTAGAGCTGATATCACCACCATTCTACACCTCCCAGTATGGCTACAAGTTGCAAGCTTCGATGTTCCTCAATGGCAATGGACCCGGCGAGAATACCCATGTTTCGGTCTACATCAAAGTGCTGCCCGGAGAGTATGATGCCCTGCTCAAATGGCCCTTCTCCCACTCCATTACCTTCACGCTGTTCGAGCAGGGGGCACAGAGCGGCCAAGGCGGTGTGGCTGAGTCATTTGTGCCGGACCCCACTTGGGAGAACTTCCAGCGACCCTCCAATGAACCCGATCAACTGGGCTTTGGCTTTCCGCGCTTCATTTCGCATGAGTTGCTGCACAGTCGACCCTTCATCAAGGCGGACACAGTATTTCTGCGCGTCAAAGTTGATCCCAGCAAAATTGTGGCCGTCTAG
- the LOC26528885 gene encoding serine/threonine-protein kinase MARK1, translating into MLSSEIGTLECVHHPNILRLFEVVETLGRVYLVTEWIRGGELYNHITQGGPLREIHAAPLFKQLLLAVKHMHSLGYVHRDIKAENVLLLSEDRLKLADFGFSTQLINGPNQKLDTFCGSPPYAAPELFSDDHYIGAPVDVWALGILLYFMVVGNMPFRAPTIPGLKAAILKGDYLIPGQLSLPCIRLIQRILIHIPAQRPSIDDILNSQFVQCPTLSAELMQHEINLHSKPSKRSIFWVRSKSQRLRKSASLRDRYAEVVKKPPISMNTRQQDEMFVPNFLQPIEVGHVLMLIQAKDPSAIGEATTPVKRPARRFLLCGSLKKKVTPIETEPEKQLSNGKLSARNIEVAVDCPLFKNYDAETGSCIMLPTPTDDLSELTALEFEARQLLAEMGLNTEMLINARPSGPRSDIIGAYRIVVNRLQKQSWLARKHVEMALHIEPNAKKGADRDKRAERSCCIL; encoded by the exons ATGCTATCGAGTGAAATAGGCACTCTAGAATGTGTTCATCATCCAAATATATTGAGGCTCTTCGAAGTGGTAGAGACGCTTGGACGTGTTTATTTGGTCACCGAATGGATACGCGGTGGTGAACTCTATAATCACATAACCCAAGGTGGTCCATTACGTGAGATTCATGCCGCTCCGTTGTTCAAGCAGCTTCTGCTGGCTGTCAAGCACATG CATAGCCTGGGCTATGTTCATCGAGACATTAAGGCAGAGAACGTTTTACTGCTCTCCGAAGATCGTTTAAAGTTGGCGGATTTTGGTTTTAGCACACAATTGATAAACGGTCCAAATCAGAAATTGGACACCTTTTGCGGCTCACCACCTTATGCTGCCCCCGAATTGTTCTCCGATGATCATTATATAGGCGCGCCGGTGGATGTCTGGGCATTGGGTATATTACTCTACTTTATGGTTGTTGGTAATATGCCATTCCGTGCTCCAACCATACCGGGACTGAAGGCAGCCATATTGAAGGGCGATTATTTGATACCCGGTCAACTGAGTTTGCCCTGCATAAGACTAATTC AACGTATCTTAATTCATATACCAGCTCAGCGGCCAAGCATTGATGATATACTAAACAGTCAGTTTGTCCAGTGCCCCACACTGAGTGCGGAACTAATGCAGCATGAGATTAATTTGCATAGCAAACCCTCAAAGCGGTCCATTTTCTGGGTACGATCCAAGTCGCAACGTTTGCGTAAGTCGGCCTCACTGCGGGATCGATATGCCGAGGTGGTCAAGAAGCCGCCCATAAGCATGAATACACGCCAGCAGGATGAGATGTTTGTGCCAAACTTTCTGCAACCCATTGAAGTGGGTCACGTTTTGATGCTAATCCAGGCCAAAGACCCATCGGCCATCGGTGAGGCGACGACGCCTGTGAAACGTCCAGCCAGACGCTTTCTGCTCTGCGGCAGTCTGAAGAAGAAGGTTACACCGATTGAGACAGAGCCCGAGAAACAATTGTCCAATGGCAAACTGAGTGCCAGGAATATCGAGGTGGCCGTCGATTGTCCACTCTTTAAGAACTATGATGCCGAGACTGGTAGTTGCATTATGTTGCCCACACCAACGGATGATCTCAGTGAATTGACTGCCCTGGAGTTTGAAGCACGACAATTGTTGGCGGAAATGGGACTCAATACAGAAATGCTGATCAATGCTCGACCCAGTGGACCACGCTCGGATATTATTGGAGCGTATCGGATTGTGGTCAATCGATTGCAAAAGCAATCCTGGCTAGCTCGTAAGCATGTGGAGATGGCTCTGCATATAGAACCCAATGCAAAGAAAGGTGCAGATAGGGATAAGAGAGCTGAACGATCCTgctgcatactttaa
- the LOC6644041 gene encoding probable DNA replication complex GINS protein PSF2: protein MDPTTIEFIGEKCMISIIPNFSSEPLHLIYGSVGPFRAGFPVFVPLWLATHLRKQQKCRIVPPEWMDMDILEEIKEEEKRSKFFTKMPSEHYMVVAQLVMSTAPDDVPRCEELRTVIKDIFDTREAKLRTSIDAFIKGEGTYAKLDNLTLLEIHSVRPILPWSLDHISRYQRVATASQRDTSMLGLNTTVGSSTVPGSSATPASLSNSLYTQ from the exons ATGGATCCCACGACCATTGAGTTTATAGGCGAGAAATGTATGATCAGCATTATACCCAATTTCTCTAGTGAACCATTGCATTTAATTTACGGTTCTGTGGGTCCATTTCGAGCCGGATTTCCAGTTTTTGTTCCTCTGTGGCTGGCAACGCATCTCcggaaacaacaaaaatgtcgCATAGTTCCGCCCGAATGGATGGACATGGACATTCTAGAAGAGATCAAGGAGGAGGAAAAACGTTCCAA ATTCTTTACCAAAATGCCAAGCGAACATTACATGGTGGTGGCTCAACTAGTCATGAGCACTGCTCCAGATGATGTTCCCAGATGTGAGGAACTGAGAACGGTTATCAAAGATATATTCGATACACGTGAGGCAAAGTTGCGTACTTCCATCGATGCCTTTATCAAAGGTGAGGGAACCTATGCCAAGCTTGATAATCTGACGCTCCTGGAAATACACAGTGTGCGGCCAATACTGCCATGGTCACTTGATCATATATCACGGTACCAAAGAGTTGCTACTGCTTCACAAAGGGATACTTCCATGCTGGGATTGAACACAACAGTGGGATCTTCAACGGTACCGGGATCAAGTGCCACTCCTGCTTCGCTAAGCAACTCGCTTTACACTCAGTAA